In Bombus terrestris chromosome 6, iyBomTerr1.2, whole genome shotgun sequence, a single window of DNA contains:
- the LOC100647335 gene encoding guanylate cyclase soluble subunit beta-1: MYGFVNYALELLVVKTFDSETWEAIKKDAAVNMEGQFLVRQIYDDEITYNIISAAVNRLNIPADEILELFGRMFFEFCQDSGYDKILQVLGATPRDFLQNLDALHDHLGTLYPGMRAPSFRCTERPGDGALILHYYSDRPGLEHIVIGIVKTVAKKLHGTDIEMRILKTKNECDHVQFLITNTSGPGVVSNPMIAELETLSVEPKVSPMTFCRVFPFHLMFNRDLTIVQTGCTITRVIPQVCSGNCKLNDILLTVRPHLELTFENILSHINTVYVLRTKKGVMQVDSPEEYSYLRLKGQMLYIPESDLVTFLCYPSVINLDDLTRRGLYLSDIPLHDATRDLVLMSEQFEADYKLTRNLELLTDKLQQTYRELDGEKQKTDRLLYSVLPISVANELRHSRPVPAKKYDCVTLLFSGIVGFGAYCAAHTDSSGAMKIVNMLNQLYTAFDVLTDPKKNPNVYKVETVGDKYMAVSGLPEPCRCHARCIARLALDMMDLAADEVQIDGEPVKITIGIHSGEVVTGVIGHRMPRYCLFGNTVNLTSRTETTGEPGKINVSEDAYRYLCMPENQDPQFLLEYRGPVSMKGKSEPMNVWFLSRERELPA; encoded by the exons ATG TACGGATTTGTGAATTACGCCCTCGAGCTGCTGGTTGTGAAGACCTTTGACAGCGAGACGTGGGAGGCGATAAA GAAAGATGCCGCGGTTAACATGGAAGGACAGTTTCTGGTTCGTCAGATATACGATGATGAAattacatataacatcatatcgGCAGCTGTCAATCGGCTCA ACATTCCAGCGGACGAGATCCTCGAGCTGTTCGGCAGGATGTTCTTCGAGTTCTGCCAGGATTCCGGCTACGACAAGATTCTCCAGGTGCTTGGGGCTACGCCCAGGGACTTTTTGCAG AACTTGGACGCCCTTCACGATCATTTAGGCACTTTGTATCCGGGAATGAGGGCGCCCTCTTTTCGGTGCACCGAGAGACCAGGGGATGGAGCGctcatattacattattactCCGATCGACCTGGTTTGGAACACATTGTGATTGGTATCGTCAAG ACTGTGGCGAAGAAGCTTCACGGCACGGATATAGAAATGCGGATATTGAAGACGAAAAACGAATGCGACCACGTGCAGTTTTTGATCACGAACACATCCGGTCCTGGGGTCGTTTCAAATCCCATGATCGCGGAACTTGAAACCTTATCTGTCG AACCAAAAGTGAGCCCTATGACCTTTTGCCGAGTTTTTCCATTCCATCTGATGTTCAACCGGGACCTTACCATAGTTCAGACTGGATGCACTATAACTCGAGTTATCCCTCAAGTGTGCTCTGGTAATTGCAAGTTGAACGACATCCTTCTGACT GTGAGACCACATTTAGAGTTAACATTCGAGAACATATTGTCACACATCAACACGGTTTACGTGTTACGAACGAAAAAGGGTGTAATGCAAGTGgattctcccgaagaatattcgTACCTACGTTTGAAA GGGCAAATGTTGTACATACCCGAGTCAGACCTCGTCACCTTTCTCTGTTATCCTAGCGTTATCAACTTGGATGACTTAACCAG GCGAGGTTTGTATCTGAGCGACATCCCCCTTCACGATGCCACCAGAGATCTCGTGCTGATGTCAGAGCAATTCGAGGCTGATTACAAATTAACGAGAAACTTGGAATTGCTTACCGATAAATTGCAACAGACGTATCGTGAGCTCGACGGCGAGAAGCAGAAAACCGACAG GTTGTTGTACTCTGTGCTGCCCATTTCCGTGGCGAACGAGCTGAGGCACTCGAGGCCGGTTCCTGCGAAGAAGTATGACTGCGTGACCTTATTGTTCTCCGGGATCGTTGGTTTCGGAGCTTACTGCGCCGCTCACACGGACTCCAGTGGTGCGATGAAAATCGTCAACATGCTCAATCAGCTGTACACAGCGTTCGACGTGCTCACCGATCCGAAGAAGAACCCAAATGTGTACAAG GTCGAAACTGTTGGTGACAAATACATGGCCGTGAGCGGATTACCGGAACCATGTCGTTGCCATGCACGGTGCATCGCTCGTCTCGCATTGGATATGATGGATCTAGCCGCGGACGAAGTGCAGATCGATGGCGAGCCTGTG AAAATCACTATCGGCATCCACAGCGGAGAGGTTGTGACCGGGGTAATTGGACACCGTATGCCTCGTTACTGCCTGTTTGGAAATACGGTGAACCTCACCAGTCGAACTGAGACCACCGGGGAACCGGGAAAAATAAACGTCTCCGAGGACGCATACAG
- the LOC100647576 gene encoding uncharacterized protein LOC100647576, with protein sequence MEVLIDCYFDKLFAEMERSCLASRYKRREMVGYFSDVINSCSAAENLDKQDVCERIVMSALRYHNIAMMENGYVCLLGKFHNVLYVAAKLCFDWNLNNNEIVSRLLNDIFYCEKTFERILVGAIFGTRVTHFLSGWKSDFEDREENLRALMYFLHHATVGRLEYRCASSPDKRRFIDVPMESYGQALPLRVAIQHGSPDILLIMLRYGASVESDKLAPSPLEMLLNKLSEYDAQPGQDQIVYPEHLLLCLKLVLRTVTTAFVKTPGHIAEQSGIFSVSIYEQYPTLVEQKLVPPERSGMSPPELRHLCRCRIRETLFENWALPHGIQKLQIPDSLRNYLDLLGD encoded by the exons CTCGATACAAACGTCGCGAGATGGTTGGCTATTTTTCAGATGTGATAAATAGCTGTTCAGCAG CAGAGAACCTAGATAAGCAAGACGTCTGCGAGAGGATAGTAATGTCTGCCCTTCGTTATCACAACATCGCAATGATGGAAAATGGCTATGTGTGCCTTCTTGGAAAGTTCCACAACGTGCTCTATGTGGCAGCGAAACTTTGCTTCGACTGGAACCTGAACAACAACGAGATTGTCTCCAGACTACTTAACGACATATTCTACTGCGAGAAAACGTTCGAGCGTATTTTGGTTGGGGCCATATTCGGTACACGAGTGACTCACTTCCTGTCCGGTTGGAAAAGCGACTTCGAGGATCGCGAAGAGAATCTTCGAGCTCTAATGTATTTCTTGCATCACGCTACAGTCGGAAGACTCGAGTATCGTTGCGCGTCTTCGCCCGATAAACGACGATTCATTGACGTTCCTATGGAGTCTTATGGACAGGCGTTGCCCTTGAGAGTGGCCATTCAACACGGCTCTCCGGATATTCTTTTGATCATGCTCCGTTACGGGGCCTCGGTCGAGTCTGACAAATTGGCTCCCTCTCCGCTCGAGATGCTCCTGAACAAGCTGAGCGAGTACGACGCTCAACCCGGCCAAGATCAGATCGTGTACCCAGAACACTTGCTACTTTGCTTGAAACTCGTGCTGAGAACCGTGACGACTGCTTTCGTGAAGACGCCTGGACACATAGCCGAGCAGAGCGGCATTTTCAGCGTTTCCATTTACGAACAGTACCCAACTCTGGTTGAGCAGAAGTTGGTGCCGCCGGAGAGAAGTGGCATGAGTCCGCCGGAACTGAGGCATCTTTGTCGTTGTCGCATCCGAGAGACTTTGTTCGAGAACTGGGCGTTGCCGCACGGGATTCAGAAGCTTCAGATCCCGGATTCGCTGAGGAATTACTTGGACCTTCTCGGTGATTGA